The Aeromicrobium yanjiei genome includes a region encoding these proteins:
- a CDS encoding ester cyclase, producing MNRPSDPLLQEIALINAADCTTAEGLGQMVDQICALFTDDVQMSDLTTTDTVKGQAQMREYCTGYFGALTNMQIEVTGIFDSENTSTMFLTITGDHTGELLGIEPTGRRISYPAIVVMQLNEDNSKMRHETMGYDTGLILQQLT from the coding sequence ATGAACAGGCCGAGCGACCCACTGCTCCAGGAGATCGCGCTGATCAACGCTGCCGACTGCACGACAGCGGAGGGACTGGGGCAGATGGTTGACCAGATCTGCGCGCTGTTCACCGACGACGTCCAGATGAGCGACCTGACGACGACCGACACCGTCAAGGGCCAGGCCCAGATGCGCGAGTACTGCACGGGCTACTTCGGCGCGCTGACCAACATGCAGATCGAGGTGACGGGGATCTTCGACTCCGAGAACACCTCGACGATGTTCCTCACCATCACCGGCGACCACACCGGTGAGCTCCTCGGCATCGAGCCGACCGGCCGCCGGATCAGCTACCCGGCGATCGTGGTGATGCAGCTGAACGAGGACAATTCCAAGATGCGTCACGAGACCATGGGCTATGACACCGGTCTGATCCTCCAGCAGCTCACCTGA
- a CDS encoding helix-turn-helix domain-containing protein has product MNDETTDAGGRFVRRAAQGTNHAPSLGAPFVESSNARHWAELIRDVYGGVDVVARTEDPFEGRLARRTLDRLETVELRTSAQEYTRTQSMVARQPSDDLFVTLIAQGEALVVQGNHTSTLSAGDFVFVESSRPYTVAVGSSTRLIDFSWPRDGIGLAESECRAITARAFRASSPLGRWLSPALLGLHDMDEGVSRAGVARIADGIADLLITAALELGTPEDVHAQWRGQYDEMLRFIERNLDDPDLSAETLVAHFFMSSRSVHRIFARFGSTPTVRIREARLERARQMMIARAHRTKSVSFIASQAGFSSLQVFSRTFTAKYGVGPRQYRADHL; this is encoded by the coding sequence ATGAATGACGAGACGACAGACGCGGGTGGACGGTTCGTGCGGCGCGCAGCCCAGGGCACGAATCACGCGCCGTCTCTGGGAGCGCCTTTCGTCGAGTCCTCGAATGCGCGGCACTGGGCCGAGCTCATCCGGGATGTGTATGGGGGCGTCGACGTGGTTGCGCGCACCGAAGACCCGTTCGAGGGTCGACTGGCGCGCAGGACGCTGGATCGCCTCGAGACGGTCGAGCTGAGGACCAGCGCCCAGGAGTACACCCGGACGCAGTCGATGGTCGCGAGGCAACCGTCGGACGACCTGTTCGTCACGTTGATCGCCCAAGGCGAAGCGCTCGTGGTCCAAGGCAACCACACGTCCACGCTCTCGGCCGGGGATTTCGTGTTCGTCGAGAGCAGCCGGCCGTACACCGTCGCTGTCGGCTCGTCGACCCGGCTGATCGACTTCTCGTGGCCGCGCGACGGGATCGGTCTGGCCGAGTCGGAATGCCGAGCCATCACTGCTCGTGCGTTCAGGGCCAGCTCGCCACTGGGGCGCTGGCTGTCGCCCGCCCTGCTGGGCCTGCACGACATGGACGAGGGAGTGTCCCGCGCGGGAGTCGCCCGTATCGCCGACGGAATCGCAGACCTGCTCATCACGGCTGCTCTTGAGCTGGGCACGCCGGAGGACGTCCACGCCCAGTGGCGAGGACAGTACGACGAGATGCTGCGCTTCATCGAGCGGAACCTGGACGACCCGGATCTCTCGGCGGAGACGCTCGTCGCGCACTTCTTCATGTCCTCGAGGTCAGTGCACCGCATCTTCGCGCGATTCGGCTCCACCCCGACGGTCAGGATCCGCGAGGCCCGTCTCGAGCGGGCCCGACAGATGATGATCGCCCGCGCTCACCGGACAAAGTCCGTCAGCTTCATCGCCAGCCAGGCCGGGTTCTCGAGCCTGCAGGTGTTCAGCCGGACGTTCACGGCGAAGTACGGCGTGGGGCCGCGGCAGTACCGGGCCGATCACCTGTAG